One Deinococcus carri DNA window includes the following coding sequences:
- the nhaA gene encoding Na+/H+ antiporter NhaA, whose amino-acid sequence MAPLPQSPFARFVHSESFAGLLLVCTALVAFIWANSPWREVYFAAQHTHFALSLGSARLDLSLAHWVNDGLMAVFFLLVGLEIKRELLIGELASRRRASLAVAAALGGMAVPAVFYLAVNAGGPGASGWGVPMATDIAFALGVLALLGSRVPLGLKVFLTALAIVDDLGAVLVIAVFYTSGLKLTFLALAALTWGIALYAGWRGAFSLKLYAVLGVLLWFFVLQSGLHATVAGVLLALAVPIRRPNPAGYLASLADAARPGRGEMVGARLRDLEDLLERSQSPLHRLEHALQPVVTFLVLPVFALVNAGVPVAAGGFGTVSLGVLLGLVLGKPLGVVGGAWLAVRAGVASLPRQVGWRHMVGAGLLAGVGFTMSLFVSNLAFGDAALLPQAKLGVLTASVLAAVLGATWLLLVARRGRAAVGAVG is encoded by the coding sequence ATGGCCCCACTTCCCCAATCCCCCTTCGCGCGCTTCGTCCACAGCGAGTCCTTCGCGGGCCTGCTCCTCGTCTGCACGGCCCTGGTCGCCTTCATCTGGGCCAACTCCCCGTGGCGCGAAGTCTATTTCGCGGCGCAGCACACCCACTTCGCCCTGTCGCTCGGCAGTGCCCGCCTCGACCTCTCGCTCGCCCACTGGGTGAACGACGGCCTGATGGCCGTGTTCTTCCTGCTCGTCGGCTTGGAGATCAAGCGCGAACTGCTGATCGGTGAGCTGGCTTCCCGCCGCCGCGCTTCCCTCGCCGTGGCCGCCGCCCTCGGGGGCATGGCGGTGCCCGCCGTGTTCTATCTGGCCGTCAATGCGGGCGGACCCGGCGCCTCCGGGTGGGGCGTGCCGATGGCGACCGACATCGCCTTCGCCCTGGGCGTCCTGGCGCTGCTCGGCTCGCGGGTGCCCCTGGGGCTCAAGGTGTTCCTCACCGCCCTCGCTATCGTGGACGACCTGGGCGCCGTGCTGGTGATCGCCGTGTTCTACACCTCCGGCCTGAAGCTGACCTTCCTGGCGCTGGCCGCGCTCACCTGGGGGATCGCGCTGTATGCCGGGTGGCGGGGGGCGTTCAGCCTCAAGCTCTACGCGGTGCTGGGCGTGCTGCTGTGGTTCTTCGTCTTGCAGTCGGGCCTGCACGCCACGGTCGCGGGCGTCCTGCTGGCCCTTGCCGTGCCCATACGCAGGCCCAATCCGGCGGGCTACCTCGCCTCTCTGGCGGACGCGGCCAGGCCCGGACGTGGGGAGATGGTCGGGGCACGCCTGCGGGACCTCGAAGACCTGCTGGAACGGTCACAAAGCCCGCTTCACCGCCTGGAGCACGCCCTGCAACCGGTCGTGACCTTCCTGGTCCTGCCGGTGTTCGCGCTGGTGAACGCCGGGGTGCCGGTCGCGGCAGGTGGGTTCGGAACGGTCTCGCTGGGCGTCCTGCTGGGCCTGGTGTTGGGCAAGCCGCTGGGTGTGGTCGGGGGGGCGTGGCTGGCGGTGCGGGCGGGGGTGGCGTCCCTGCCGCGCCAGGTGGGCTGGCGTCACATGGTGGGGGCAGGCCTGCTGGCGGGGGTCGGCTTCACCATGAGCCTGTTCGTCTCCAACCTCGCCTTCGGGGACGCGGCGCTGCTGCCCCAGGCCAAGCTGGGAGTCCTGACGGCTTCCGTTCTGGCGGCCGTGTTGGGGGCGACGTGGCTCCTCCTGGTCGCCAGGAGAGGACGTGCGGCCGTGGGGGCTGTGGGCTGA
- a CDS encoding YeiH family protein: protein MTLAVAALSMLAGNAGWGRSLGFSTLTLAIVLGMLLGNTVYPPLSPVCQAGVTFSKGTLLQAGIILYGFRLTFQQLLGVGAQGLLSAVFMLVSTFLLAFLLGRWLKLDRQSAVLIGAGSSICGAAAVLATEPVVKAKAEQVTVAVATVVIFGTISIFLYPAMNALHLWPFSGQAFGIYIGSSVHEVAQVVAAGKAISAPVADAAVTTKLLRVMLLAPFLLLLSAWWNRRSSTSTTGSQRQPITVPWFAFGFIGAALFNSLHLLPASAVSLLLNLDTLLLTMAMAALGLTTHLRTLRQAGVKPLILGSLLMVWLVVGGGLFQWLLALSSLSHRM, encoded by the coding sequence TTGACCCTCGCCGTGGCGGCGCTTTCCATGCTGGCGGGCAACGCCGGTTGGGGACGTTCGCTGGGCTTCAGCACGTTGACCCTTGCCATCGTTCTGGGGATGTTGCTCGGCAACACGGTCTATCCGCCACTCAGTCCAGTCTGTCAGGCAGGCGTGACCTTCAGTAAAGGAACGCTCCTTCAGGCTGGCATTATCCTGTACGGCTTCCGACTGACCTTCCAGCAACTTCTGGGCGTCGGCGCACAGGGACTGCTGTCCGCGGTCTTCATGCTGGTCAGTACCTTTCTGCTGGCTTTCCTGCTGGGACGCTGGCTCAAGTTGGACAGGCAGAGTGCGGTCCTGATTGGAGCAGGCAGCAGTATCTGTGGGGCGGCGGCCGTCCTGGCGACGGAACCGGTGGTAAAAGCGAAGGCCGAGCAGGTCACTGTCGCGGTGGCGACAGTGGTGATCTTCGGCACCATCAGCATCTTCCTTTACCCCGCCATGAATGCGCTGCACCTGTGGCCTTTCAGCGGTCAGGCGTTCGGTATCTACATCGGCTCCAGTGTCCACGAGGTGGCTCAGGTCGTGGCGGCGGGCAAGGCCATCAGTGCGCCTGTGGCCGACGCGGCCGTGACCACCAAGCTGCTCCGGGTCATGCTGCTCGCGCCCTTTCTGCTGCTGCTCTCGGCTTGGTGGAACAGAAGGTCGTCCACGTCAACAACAGGCAGCCAGCGTCAACCCATCACGGTTCCCTGGTTCGCTTTCGGCTTCATCGGCGCGGCGCTGTTCAACTCGCTGCACCTCCTTCCCGCTTCTGCCGTGTCGCTGTTGCTGAACCTGGATACGCTGTTGCTGACGATGGCGATGGCGGCCCTGGGCCTGACCACTCACCTGAGGACGCTGCGGCAGGCAGGCGTCAAGCCGCTCATTCTCGGCAGCCTCCTGATGGTCTGGCTGGTGGTGGGCGGGGGCCTCTTCCAGTGGTTGCTGGCTCTGTCTTCCCTCTCTCATCGAATGTGA
- a CDS encoding sulfite exporter TauE/SafE family protein produces MILALVGAALIGLSLGLLGSGGSILTVPVLVYLVGEPEKLAIAESLAIVGGISLVGAVPYALKRQIDWRSVLWFGLPGMVGTTLGSALSGHLSGSAQLLLFAVVMLLAAGMMFRPARKDDSGTAPPHRSSLRTSLEGLGVGVLTGLVGVGGGFLIIPALVLLGGLPMSLAVGTSLTIITLNSVTGFLKHLNMQGGPGLHGSLILVFTAIGILGSFLGARLGKSVSNDGLKRGFAGFLVVMGLYVLATNVPRVLSPPVAAQARLAR; encoded by the coding sequence ATGATCCTCGCTCTCGTCGGGGCCGCCCTGATTGGGCTGAGCCTCGGCCTGCTCGGTTCGGGGGGCTCGATCCTCACCGTCCCGGTGCTGGTCTATCTCGTGGGCGAGCCGGAGAAGTTGGCGATTGCCGAGTCGCTCGCCATCGTGGGCGGGATCAGCCTCGTCGGCGCCGTCCCCTACGCGCTGAAGCGGCAGATCGACTGGCGCTCGGTGCTATGGTTCGGGCTCCCCGGCATGGTGGGAACCACGCTGGGTTCTGCCCTGAGTGGGCATCTGTCGGGGTCCGCGCAACTGCTGCTGTTCGCCGTGGTGATGCTGCTCGCTGCCGGAATGATGTTCCGGCCTGCCCGGAAGGACGACAGCGGGACGGCTCCCCCCCACCGTTCCTCCCTTCGGACCAGCCTGGAGGGCCTGGGCGTGGGGGTCCTGACCGGGCTGGTGGGCGTGGGCGGGGGCTTCCTCATCATCCCCGCGCTGGTGCTGCTGGGCGGGCTGCCCATGAGCCTCGCGGTGGGCACCAGTTTGACCATCATCACGCTGAACAGCGTCACTGGCTTTCTCAAGCACCTGAACATGCAGGGCGGCCCCGGCCTGCACGGGTCGCTGATCCTGGTCTTCACCGCCATCGGCATCCTGGGGAGCTTCCTGGGAGCCCGGCTGGGCAAGAGCGTGTCCAACGACGGCCTGAAACGCGGCTTCGCGGGCTTTCTCGTCGTGATGGGCCTGTACGTCTTGGCGACGAACGTGCCCAGGGTCCTCAGTCCTCCTGTGGCCGCCCAGGCGCGTCTGGCGCGGTGA
- a CDS encoding metal-sensitive transcriptional regulator, whose amino-acid sequence MTATVPVSDHQAEKTKILNRLRRLEGQIRGLQKMVEEEKDCVEVMSLYASARSALESTGDVILETYVERCQARGDKPADLVRLLKLAR is encoded by the coding sequence GTGACCGCGACCGTGCCCGTGAGCGACCATCAAGCAGAGAAGACGAAGATTCTCAACCGCCTGCGCCGCCTGGAGGGGCAGATTCGGGGACTCCAAAAGATGGTGGAGGAGGAAAAGGACTGCGTGGAGGTGATGAGCCTCTACGCCAGCGCGAGGAGTGCCCTGGAGTCCACGGGGGACGTGATTCTGGAGACCTACGTGGAGAGGTGCCAGGCCCGCGGGGACAAGCCTGCCGACCTCGTGAGGCTGCTCAAGCTCGCTCGGTGA
- a CDS encoding molybdopterin-dependent oxidoreductase has protein sequence MTDDGPTLTRRAALALLGTAGTALALGRTALAQATVPTAPAPTFSGPGPLTAWNGLGPLIALPQKVPLIRLVDRPPLYETPRAYFQSPFTPASAFFVRSNLSIFPASIDLTTWRLRVAGNVRTPVSFSLAELLQNFEPVSVNAVLQCSGNSRTRFQPRRPGGQWGNGAMGCATWTGVRLRDLLKKAGVKSGSVQVQFQGLDKGAGAPGSGGAEYKKSLDLNDPVLDECIVAYAMNGQPLPLVNGFPVRLVVPGYFATYWMKTLSFIRVLTEPDTNFWMATAYLQPDNPRGTTTPQAVKDKKVKFRPVSSMPVRSFIVTPDETVKVPAGLPVTVQGLAMSGRGAVTKVEVSTDGGRTWRAASLGEDHGRYAFRPWSFAWTPKTAGQYTLAVRATDASGVTQTDQPIWNPSGYLWNTIERQTVTVGQAG, from the coding sequence ATGACCGATGACGGCCCCACCCTCACCCGCCGCGCCGCGCTGGCCCTGCTGGGAACAGCAGGAACTGCCCTGGCCCTCGGGCGCACTGCCCTGGCACAGGCCACCGTTCCCACCGCGCCTGCCCCCACCTTCAGCGGCCCTGGTCCCCTGACCGCCTGGAACGGCCTGGGGCCGCTGATCGCCCTGCCACAGAAGGTGCCGCTGATCCGCCTGGTGGACCGCCCCCCGCTGTACGAGACGCCCCGTGCGTACTTCCAGAGTCCCTTCACCCCCGCCTCCGCCTTTTTCGTCCGCTCCAACCTGTCCATCTTCCCCGCCAGCATTGACCTGACGACCTGGCGGCTCAGGGTGGCAGGCAACGTCCGCACGCCGGTGTCGTTCAGCCTGGCGGAACTGCTCCAGAACTTTGAGCCGGTCAGCGTGAATGCGGTCCTACAGTGCTCCGGCAACAGTCGCACCCGGTTCCAGCCCCGCCGCCCCGGCGGACAGTGGGGCAACGGGGCGATGGGCTGCGCGACCTGGACGGGCGTGCGGCTGCGCGACCTGCTGAAGAAAGCAGGCGTCAAGAGCGGCAGCGTGCAGGTGCAATTCCAGGGGTTGGACAAGGGCGCGGGTGCCCCTGGCAGTGGCGGCGCCGAGTACAAGAAGAGCCTTGACCTGAATGACCCGGTGCTGGACGAATGCATCGTGGCCTACGCTATGAATGGCCAGCCGCTGCCGCTCGTGAATGGCTTCCCGGTGCGGCTGGTGGTGCCCGGGTATTTCGCCACGTACTGGATGAAGACCCTGAGTTTCATCCGCGTGCTGACCGAACCGGACACCAACTTCTGGATGGCCACCGCCTACCTGCAACCCGACAACCCCCGGGGCACCACCACACCCCAGGCAGTCAAGGACAAGAAGGTCAAGTTCCGGCCCGTGAGCAGCATGCCGGTGCGCTCCTTTATCGTGACACCCGACGAAACCGTCAAAGTCCCGGCGGGCCTGCCGGTCACCGTGCAGGGGCTCGCTATGAGCGGGCGAGGCGCGGTCACGAAGGTCGAGGTGTCCACCGACGGCGGCAGAACCTGGCGCGCGGCCAGCCTGGGCGAAGACCATGGCCGGTACGCCTTCCGGCCCTGGAGTTTCGCGTGGACGCCGAAGACCGCAGGTCAGTACACCCTGGCCGTGCGGGCCACCGACGCCAGTGGGGTCACGCAGACGGATCAGCCCATCTGGAATCCGTCCGGCTATCTCTGGAACACCATCGAGCGCCAGACGGTCACCGTCGGGCAGGCCGGGTAA
- a CDS encoding cytochrome c, translating into MKYPLLLGVLFPVAALAVAIPLSTVIIPAPTSAGQTAAGQAAAPPSTSSTATTSPSGTSPTTTPAPLTRTAPAAPATQPAPTATTTSRSPAEFTPVQYAEQVRGVIDQAASGMYTTDASYAIGSVPQDTPALADGENVDLVRASCSVCHATTFITSQPPLPAATWHDEVYKMKEKYGATFISDENADKIIAYLSAHYTPETRKVGTPGAAGAAGSP; encoded by the coding sequence ATGAAATATCCCCTGCTGCTGGGTGTGCTGTTCCCCGTGGCGGCGCTGGCCGTGGCCATTCCGCTGTCCACGGTCATCATCCCCGCCCCGACATCTGCCGGGCAAACGGCCGCCGGGCAGGCCGCCGCACCGCCAAGCACATCGTCCACGGCCACAACGTCTCCGTCTGGCACCTCGCCCACCACGACGCCTGCGCCGCTCACCCGAACCGCTCCGGCGGCACCGGCCACTCAGCCCGCGCCCACTGCGACCACCACCAGCCGTTCCCCCGCCGAGTTCACCCCCGTTCAGTACGCCGAACAGGTGCGCGGTGTCATCGACCAGGCGGCCAGCGGCATGTACACCACGGACGCCAGCTACGCCATCGGCAGCGTCCCGCAGGACACCCCTGCGCTGGCGGACGGCGAGAACGTGGACCTGGTGCGCGCGAGTTGCAGCGTCTGCCACGCCACCACCTTCATCACGTCGCAACCCCCCCTGCCCGCCGCCACCTGGCACGACGAGGTGTACAAGATGAAGGAGAAATACGGCGCCACCTTCATCAGTGATGAGAACGCCGACAAGATCATCGCGTACCTCAGCGCCCACTACACGCCCGAGACCCGCAAGGTGGGGACGCCTGGAGCGGCGGGCGCGGCGGGGAGCCCGTGA
- a CDS encoding MBL fold metallo-hydrolase has translation MYFQRFYDDDLAQASYMVGCQQTGECLVVDPVRDISQYLDEARAQKLRITHVTETHIHADFLSGSRELAQATGAQLLLSDEGGEGWLYTYDDGNQQKLHDGDTFMVGNVRIQAVHTPGHTPEHLSFLVTDTPRGETPSMILTGDFVFVGDLGRPDLLDEAAGGQDTRFEGAKQMFASLRDKFLTLPDYVQVWPGHGSGSACGKALGAVPTTTVGYERSLSWWGKLVERGDEEAFTKELLSGQPDAPLYYGRMKTENRDGPTLLGEVQPLLKLSAQEVKASLAAGARLIDTRKKEEHQAAVPVGSVNLPDGKTFETWAGWLLTPDRELILLASTERAESLRRRLWMVGLDHVIGFIPSAEGLETAPAQPIPVAELDAHQGALILDVRASTEYEEGHIPGARQLHAGRLPWQLDTLPRDREVVVHCQGGARSAAAASLLRAEGFDVLELAGGYDAWAKIQKQEQPA, from the coding sequence ATGTACTTCCAACGCTTCTACGACGACGACCTGGCGCAGGCGTCCTACATGGTGGGCTGTCAGCAGACCGGCGAGTGCCTGGTCGTGGACCCGGTGCGCGACATCTCCCAGTATCTGGACGAAGCGCGGGCCCAGAAGCTGCGCATCACCCACGTCACCGAGACGCACATCCATGCCGACTTCCTCTCCGGCAGCCGTGAATTGGCGCAGGCCACAGGCGCACAGCTCCTGCTCTCCGACGAGGGCGGCGAGGGCTGGCTGTACACCTACGACGACGGCAACCAGCAGAAGCTGCATGACGGCGACACCTTCATGGTCGGCAACGTCCGTATTCAGGCCGTCCATACGCCCGGCCATACCCCCGAGCACCTGAGCTTCCTGGTTACGGACACGCCCCGTGGGGAGACCCCGAGCATGATCCTGACGGGCGACTTCGTGTTCGTGGGCGATCTGGGCCGTCCCGACCTCCTTGACGAGGCGGCGGGGGGGCAGGACACCCGGTTTGAGGGCGCAAAACAGATGTTCGCCAGCCTGCGCGACAAGTTCCTGACCCTGCCCGACTACGTGCAGGTGTGGCCCGGCCACGGCTCGGGGAGTGCCTGCGGCAAGGCGCTGGGGGCCGTCCCGACCACGACCGTCGGGTACGAGCGGTCCCTGAGCTGGTGGGGCAAATTGGTGGAGCGGGGCGACGAGGAAGCGTTCACGAAGGAGTTGCTCTCCGGCCAGCCCGACGCGCCCCTCTACTACGGACGGATGAAGACCGAGAACCGAGACGGCCCCACCCTGCTGGGCGAGGTGCAGCCGCTGCTCAAACTGAGCGCCCAGGAGGTGAAGGCCAGTCTTGCCGCCGGGGCCCGCCTGATCGACACCCGAAAGAAAGAGGAGCACCAGGCTGCCGTTCCAGTGGGCAGTGTGAACCTTCCCGACGGCAAGACCTTCGAGACCTGGGCCGGGTGGCTGCTGACCCCCGACCGCGAGCTGATCCTGCTGGCCTCCACTGAACGCGCTGAATCGCTCCGCCGCCGCCTGTGGATGGTGGGCCTCGACCACGTGATCGGCTTCATCCCCAGCGCCGAGGGTCTGGAGACGGCCCCCGCGCAGCCCATCCCCGTTGCGGAGCTGGACGCGCACCAAGGCGCCTTGATCCTCGACGTGCGGGCTAGCACCGAATACGAGGAGGGGCACATCCCCGGTGCACGACAACTGCACGCCGGACGCCTCCCGTGGCAACTGGACACCCTGCCGCGTGACCGCGAGGTCGTCGTGCACTGCCAGGGGGGAGCCCGCAGCGCCGCCGCCGCGAGCCTGCTACGCGCCGAGGGCTTCGACGTGCTGGAACTCGCCGGTGGCTACGACGCCTGGGCGAAAATTCAGAAGCAGGAACAACCCGCTTAA
- a CDS encoding rhodanese-like domain-containing protein, which yields MKASDPMTYQDIFTTELAARRREGARLVDVRERGEYEAGHIPGAINLPLSELAGREDEIGPNTVLICASGNRSSQAAAYLASLGKTSLLNLSGGTAAWVREGRDVTWGEQP from the coding sequence ATGAAAGCGAGTGATCCCATGACCTATCAGGACATCTTCACCACTGAACTTGCGGCCAGGCGGCGCGAGGGTGCCCGCCTCGTGGACGTGCGCGAGCGCGGTGAGTACGAGGCCGGGCACATCCCTGGGGCAATCAACCTGCCCCTGAGCGAGCTTGCTGGGCGCGAGGACGAGATCGGGCCGAACACGGTCCTGATTTGCGCCAGTGGCAACCGTTCCTCTCAAGCGGCGGCGTATCTGGCGAGCCTGGGTAAGACCAGCCTGCTGAACCTCTCGGGCGGCACGGCGGCCTGGGTGCGCGAGGGGCGCGACGTGACCTGGGGCGAGCAGCCATGA
- a CDS encoding LysR substrate-binding domain-containing protein, whose amino-acid sequence MNVQPDALLSFAAVARLGSLTAAAQERNRSQPALSAQLKHLTTAVGEPLLVRHRLGVTLTPAGEGLLPHALALVRALEGAQGYVRDLRGLSSGTLSVAASSTIAASLLPGVLAAFHVQYPAVTIRVRQGNTREVLDALQGGQVELALIEGPPGPLGPEWRAKAFGQDELVLVTAPEHPPLVSHDLAMLPLVWREHGSGTREVAEQALAAAGVQTRTLLELPGTEAVKEAVMGGLGAAFLPELRVRREVQAGLLTRVPLTLPGLRRPLMQVTPAPEQLSRAARTFLHELEDRAPAGREHPQGETGGTHATRPGSSGE is encoded by the coding sequence ATGAATGTTCAACCCGATGCCCTGCTTTCTTTCGCGGCGGTGGCCCGCTTGGGCAGCCTGACAGCTGCTGCCCAGGAACGGAACCGCAGTCAGCCTGCGCTTTCCGCGCAACTCAAGCACCTCACCACTGCGGTCGGGGAGCCGCTGCTGGTGAGGCATCGTCTCGGCGTGACCCTGACCCCGGCGGGAGAGGGGTTGCTGCCCCACGCGCTGGCCCTCGTTCGTGCGCTCGAAGGTGCACAGGGGTACGTGCGTGACCTGCGGGGTCTGTCTTCCGGCACGCTCAGCGTCGCCGCGAGCAGCACCATCGCCGCGTCCCTGCTGCCCGGCGTCCTCGCGGCCTTCCACGTTCAGTACCCGGCGGTGACCATCCGGGTGCGGCAGGGCAACACCCGGGAGGTGCTGGACGCGCTCCAGGGAGGTCAGGTGGAACTCGCGCTGATCGAGGGACCACCGGGACCCCTCGGGCCGGAGTGGCGGGCGAAGGCGTTCGGCCAGGACGAGCTGGTGCTGGTCACCGCGCCAGAGCATCCACCGTTGGTCAGCCATGATTTGGCGATGCTGCCGCTGGTGTGGCGGGAGCACGGGTCGGGGACGCGGGAGGTGGCTGAGCAGGCGCTGGCCGCAGCGGGCGTGCAGACGAGGACGCTACTGGAACTGCCCGGAACAGAGGCCGTCAAGGAAGCGGTGATGGGCGGCCTGGGCGCGGCCTTCCTGCCCGAACTGCGGGTGCGGCGTGAAGTGCAGGCGGGGCTGCTCACGCGGGTCCCACTGACACTGCCTGGGCTGCGCCGGCCTCTGATGCAGGTAACACCCGCCCCGGAACAGCTTTCCCGCGCGGCCAGAACGTTCCTGCACGAGCTGGAAGATAGAGCGCCAGCCGGTCGGGAACACCCGCAGGGGGAAACCGGGGGCACTCACGCTACCAGGCCAGGTTCGTCCGGGGAGTGA
- a CDS encoding YeeE/YedE family protein yields MTELLDFLRSPWPWYVGGPLIGLTVPLLLWLGNKSFGISSNMRHACAILLPERAKPDFFRYDWRKERWNLVFAGGLVLGGFVAGVLLANPEPTRLSAAGVQSVQDLGVGVRPGLVPAELTDLGNPGVWLLLALSGLLVGFGTRYGGGCTSGHAITGLSTLQGPSLIATVSFFVGGILSANFLLPLFMAVMG; encoded by the coding sequence ATGACTGAACTGCTCGATTTTCTCCGTTCGCCCTGGCCCTGGTACGTGGGCGGGCCCCTGATCGGCCTGACGGTGCCCCTGCTGCTGTGGCTCGGCAACAAGTCCTTTGGCATCTCCTCCAACATGCGCCACGCCTGCGCGATCCTGCTGCCCGAACGGGCCAAGCCCGACTTCTTCCGGTACGACTGGCGTAAGGAGCGGTGGAACCTCGTATTTGCGGGCGGCTTGGTCCTGGGCGGCTTCGTGGCGGGCGTGCTGCTCGCCAACCCGGAACCCACCCGTCTGAGTGCGGCGGGGGTCCAGTCTGTGCAGGACCTCGGGGTGGGGGTGCGGCCCGGCCTGGTGCCCGCCGAACTCACCGACCTGGGCAACCCCGGCGTGTGGCTGCTCCTCGCCCTCTCCGGCCTGCTCGTCGGCTTCGGGACGCGCTACGGGGGCGGCTGCACCTCCGGGCACGCCATCACCGGACTGAGCACCCTGCAAGGCCCCAGCCTGATCGCCACCGTGTCCTTTTTCGTCGGTGGCATCCTCAGCGCCAACTTCCTGCTGCCCCTCTTCATGGCGGTGATGGGGTGA
- a CDS encoding site-specific integrase has product MSVRRSVTTTRPHPRGLRREEIERIFAVIPPQQSRDALLFRLVFETGLRIGEALGVHVEDLDLTRGDEHLTVLGKGGRKRTVLLDDPRLVNALRRSLRTLGYTHGPLFQATKNGRGGPLRYQSVQERWQTYAGRAGVTCTLHQLRHSHATELVNGGVSLATIRKRLGHQHIQTTLRYAEVSDATADAEVRRWRRHT; this is encoded by the coding sequence ATGTCGGTTCGCCGTTCCGTTACTACCACGAGGCCACATCCCAGGGGCCTGCGCCGGGAAGAGATTGAGCGCATCTTCGCGGTGATCCCGCCTCAGCAGTCCCGGGACGCCCTGCTGTTCCGGCTGGTCTTCGAGACCGGGCTGCGAATCGGTGAGGCTCTTGGCGTGCATGTGGAGGACCTGGACCTGACCCGGGGTGACGAGCATCTCACCGTGCTGGGCAAGGGGGGCCGAAAACGGACGGTGCTGCTCGACGATCCGAGGCTGGTCAACGCGCTGCGGCGCTCCCTGCGGACGCTGGGCTATACGCATGGGCCGCTGTTTCAGGCGACCAAGAACGGGCGCGGGGGACCGCTGCGGTATCAGAGCGTGCAGGAGCGTTGGCAGACCTATGCGGGGCGTGCGGGGGTGACCTGCACACTGCACCAGCTCCGCCACAGCCACGCGACGGAACTGGTCAACGGGGGCGTCAGCCTGGCGACGATCCGCAAGCGGCTGGGACACCAACACATCCAGACCACCCTGCGGTATGCGGAAGTGAGTGACGCGACTGCCGACGCGGAGGTACGGAGGTGGCGGCGCCACACCTGA
- a CDS encoding response regulator transcription factor encodes MSPSSTARVMILARQTLLRQGLRRALTSAGFQVVADVADGPAGVRHAAHLRPDVILPDPGGVAGPEPSLLVALLCAAPHSRVIALTDGPGAAPGRDPVCLPKTADLRTLAALIRGDSLPEDPPAPPPPTGTAPALGEGDRALLTLLAYGLSNRQIAAHLHVSEKTVRNRLTQTFARLRVHNRTQAAVYALRAGIAHL; translated from the coding sequence ATGTCTCCTTCCTCCACGGCGCGCGTGATGATCCTGGCCCGCCAGACCCTGCTGCGCCAGGGGTTGCGGCGCGCCCTGACGTCGGCGGGTTTCCAGGTGGTCGCCGACGTGGCGGATGGCCCGGCAGGCGTGCGTCACGCGGCGCACCTGCGCCCTGACGTGATCCTGCCGGACCCCGGCGGCGTGGCCGGGCCGGAACCGTCCCTGCTGGTTGCCCTCCTGTGTGCCGCGCCACACAGCCGGGTCATCGCGCTCACGGACGGTCCGGGGGCCGCGCCGGGTCGGGACCCGGTGTGCCTGCCCAAGACGGCCGACCTGCGGACGCTCGCCGCCCTGATCCGGGGCGACTCCCTTCCGGAAGACCCCCCGGCTCCGCCGCCGCCCACCGGCACCGCCCCCGCGCTGGGCGAGGGAGACCGCGCCCTGCTGACGCTACTTGCCTACGGCCTGAGTAACCGCCAGATTGCCGCACACCTGCACGTCTCGGAGAAGACCGTGCGCAACCGGCTCACCCAAACCTTCGCTCGCCTGCGCGTTCACAACCGCACGCAGGCGGCGGTCTACGCCCTGCGCGCTGGCATCGCCCACCTGTAG
- a CDS encoding GNAT family N-acetyltransferase produces the protein MLPPSVRQATGQDAPLIAAHRYPDLDETHEARGVYADWVVGALERGAYLGVLVEADGRVVAGAGLTLLDWGPTKHDPHPLRGRIVNVYTVPHLRGRGLARLAVERVLREAHDLGLRTLSLGTTEAARPMYISLGFAPYPHEMMRRE, from the coding sequence GTGCTCCCACCGTCCGTTCGTCAAGCCACGGGTCAAGATGCCCCCCTTATCGCCGCGCACCGCTACCCGGACCTCGACGAGACACACGAGGCACGCGGCGTGTATGCGGATTGGGTGGTGGGCGCCCTGGAGCGCGGCGCATACCTTGGCGTGCTCGTCGAGGCGGATGGCCGGGTGGTCGCCGGGGCGGGGTTGACGTTGCTCGACTGGGGTCCCACGAAGCACGACCCCCACCCGCTGCGGGGCCGGATCGTGAACGTGTACACCGTGCCTCACCTGCGCGGGCGAGGGCTGGCCCGCCTCGCGGTGGAGCGCGTGCTGCGCGAGGCGCACGACCTGGGCCTCCGAACCCTTAGCCTCGGCACCACCGAGGCTGCCCGCCCGATGTACATCTCACTGGGCTTCGCGCCGTATCCGCACGAGATGATGCGCCGGGAATGA